The following are encoded together in the Mycoplasma zalophi genome:
- the rpsJ gene encoding 30S ribosomal protein S10, with product MKLNIKLKSFEHALVDNASVKIVTLANTDKDAVVSGPIPLPTKREIITILRSVHVNKKSREQFESRTHKRLIIIDNVSEKLLDQFKRIELPAGVQITINTVK from the coding sequence ATGAAATTAAATATTAAACTAAAATCATTTGAACATGCATTAGTGGATAATGCTTCTGTTAAAATTGTAACTTTAGCTAATACTGATAAAGATGCAGTAGTTAGTGGACCTATTCCATTACCTACAAAAAGAGAAATTATCACAATTCTACGTTCAGTGCACGTTAATAAAAAATCTCGTGAACAATTTGAATCTAGAACTCATAAACGTTTAATTATTATTGATAACGTTTCTGAAAAATTACTAGATCAATTTAAACGTATTGAATTACCTGCAGGTGTTCAAATTACAATAAATACTGTTAAATAA
- the rplD gene encoding 50S ribosomal protein L4 yields the protein MAETKETKKTVKKTTKTTSSTKKPTTSKKTTTTKSTTKKTTEVKKTPVAVKKTNTPVETKTLKFNKEILNDRLFGLETVHTQAIFDTVLSDRASRRFSTHAVKNRGQVSGTGKKPWQQKGTGRARAGSLRSPIFVGGGRAFGPTTAKNYSLKVNKKVRSLAIRSALSQLAKAEQVFEYEFKLAKPSTSTLAQQLKELKLDNNKVLIVTSDLNVFLSARNLENVKTLKVTSLSVEELLATDCLLISETDLKILESLVK from the coding sequence ATGGCAGAAACTAAAGAAACCAAAAAAACTGTTAAAAAAACAACTAAAACTACTTCTTCAACTAAAAAACCAACAACATCTAAAAAAACTACAACAACAAAAAGTACAACTAAAAAAACAACTGAAGTTAAAAAAACTCCAGTAGCTGTTAAAAAAACCAATACACCAGTTGAAACAAAAACTTTAAAATTTAATAAAGAAATATTAAATGATAGATTATTTGGATTAGAAACAGTTCACACTCAAGCAATATTTGATACTGTATTAAGTGATAGAGCAAGTCGTAGATTTTCAACTCACGCTGTAAAAAACAGAGGACAAGTTTCTGGAACTGGTAAAAAACCATGACAACAAAAAGGAACAGGTAGAGCAAGAGCGGGTTCATTACGTTCACCAATCTTCGTAGGTGGAGGAAGAGCTTTTGGACCAACAACTGCTAAAAACTATTCTTTAAAAGTTAACAAAAAAGTAAGAAGCTTAGCAATTAGAAGTGCGCTAAGTCAATTGGCAAAAGCTGAGCAAGTATTTGAATATGAATTCAAACTTGCAAAACCTTCTACTTCAACATTAGCTCAACAATTAAAAGAATTAAAATTAGATAATAATAAAGTTTTAATTGTAACAAGTGATTTAAACGTATTCTTAAGTGCAAGAAACTTAGAAAATGTAAAAACATTAAAAGTAACAAGTTTATCAGTTGAAGAATTATTAGCAACAGATTGCTTATTAATTAGTGAAACAGATTTAAAAATCTTAGAAAGTTTGGTTAAATAA
- the rplW gene encoding 50S ribosomal protein L23 yields MNINEVIKYPVLTEKTYQQMHEQNVYTFAVDRRTNKVEVRKAVEFIFNVKVEKVNIIKVSKKPKRIGRFQGFTKAYKKALVYLVDGNSISFFPNEEENKKEVNASKEETTKELSEAEKKAAAKIKKVTEEKDNK; encoded by the coding sequence ATGAATATTAATGAAGTTATTAAGTATCCAGTATTAACTGAAAAAACATATCAACAAATGCACGAACAAAATGTTTATACATTTGCAGTTGATAGAAGAACAAATAAAGTTGAAGTAAGAAAAGCAGTTGAATTTATTTTCAATGTAAAAGTTGAAAAAGTAAACATTATAAAAGTTTCTAAAAAACCAAAAAGAATTGGTCGTTTCCAAGGATTTACAAAAGCTTATAAAAAAGCATTAGTATATTTAGTTGATGGAAATAGTATTTCATTCTTCCCAAATGAAGAAGAAAATAAAAAAGAAGTAAATGCTTCAAAAGAAGAAACTACAAAAGAATTATCAGAAGCAGAAAAAAAAGCTGCTGCTAAAATTAAAAAAGTAACTGAAGAAAAAGAC